The Cervus canadensis isolate Bull #8, Minnesota chromosome X, ASM1932006v1, whole genome shotgun sequence genome contains a region encoding:
- the LOC122435181 gene encoding mediator of DNA damage checkpoint protein 1-like, whose translation MEDTQVLNWEVEEEEQVEESPTESVGYSLEPLGQLHIFSSSYGPEKDFPLYLGKNMIGRMPDCSVALPFSSISKQHAVIEISAWDKAPVLRDCGSLNGTQILRPPKVLGPGVSHRLRDRELILFADLPCQYHRLDVPRPFVSWGPLTVEETPRIQGGTQAPRLLLAEDSEEEADSLLHKCVVKRARTSLATVVPESDEEGPSPAPDGPGPPSAFNLNSDTDEEESQESGAGDASSAARRGTTAETEQPEPVTDEVQIEKDQCSVKERNRDTEIKRDVRTGVVPIGVILERSQPSGEGSDTDLSDESGPPRRLAGVRPKRACNFIDSDTDGEDEGIPATPAVVPMKERQTFHEAGTQSPQAPGVARRQESPADGDTDIEEGEAPPDRSQASMVIDSNTDDEEEVSAALTLARLRESQAGKWNRDPDAEEDRAQPVALLERSQASAGGDSDTDVEEEGLPVERRGMVPKGHMDREYSKKSQHPPRDSDTEGKEDESSPGVYLERSQASAQVEDEVSLGPAVALPEKRQVRGIVWTHHTDAEAEGGPAQLPVLQSLEEAQPPLAGDCEPDAENTSSAAAGVRKSQLPVEKDAGTTWAAAVPEQDRALATGTQGGSSTAPGEQDLLPASRENLADLVVDTGTPGEPPPQREGAQPTTGREREAHGNRATDSGENLHDSEDLDLPATQCFVDKENQSLEAVPSMEDEPTQAFLFPLPQEPGPSCCSFQATGSLDEAWEVLATQPFCPRESEASETQTAVTLLDTPASCPHPSRTAQQEQHPESPVHTEPLGMEGRGMQTLEKDMGDLNCEMPPAEKASRGDQESPKACLPPAAPEASAPLPNSLISQIQKHPAPQSLLFPSPAPLELPIPRTRQNESQEAPETPFSSELNSVHPEPKVRPQGSSPVSSLPLEPHPTTPTGQPIALEPTSGVSQSRTHSSFDVTASSVVPTALALQPSTSTDQPVTPKPTLRAPRGRAHRSSVKTPEPNVPTDQPVAPELTAKATRGRAQRSSVKTPKPDNPTTPQPQPSTSTDRPVTPKPTSRGRTPRSSAKTPEPVVPTASELQPAAPKDQPVAPELTSRATRGRTQRSSIKTSKPDTSTTPEPQPSTSTDQPVTPKPTSRAPRGRTPKSSAKTPEPVVSTASELQPAALTDQPVTPELTSRATRGRTQRSSVKTPDPVTTTTPELQPSTSTDQLVTPKPTSRAPRGRTRKSSAKTPEPVVPTASELQPSAPADQPVGPWTTQCRRHRSSVKTPEPVVPTVPEPHSSTSKDQSVALEPTSQATQSQTHRSSVKTSQPTEPTAPDLKPSSPTDEPVTPKVIAQGGPSRTRRSSTASAVLVPTTPEFQSPVPSEQPLPPDPIPEVNCSRRPRATRKQGSPTAHVHEPCTTPPEPSSRSSRNQRRGAVKAAKPLSTIPEPAFAQLPEAPPHTPQMPEEEAADGSGFTPEPQPKASQNRKRPSATAHSPPLQKRLQRGKVPQKAASLKEEEENPAARPRKEEGVVIPGPGKRKREQTEEESQGRLSRSLRRTKPIQESTAPKVLFTGVVDARGERTVLALGGSLASSVAEASHLVTDQIRRTVKFLCALGRGIPILSLAWLHESRKAGCFLPPDEYLVTDPEQEKNFGFSLREALSRARERRLLEGYEIHVTPGVQPPPPQMGEIITCCGGTILASMPRSYKPQRVVITCSQDFPRCAIPYRVGLPILSPEFLLTGVLKQEVKPEAFAFSTVEMSST comes from the coding sequence GAAGTTGAAGAAGAGGAGCAGGTTGAAGAGAGCCCCACTGAATCTGTGGGGTATAGCTTGGAGCCCCTAGGGCAGCTGCATATCTTCAGTAGTTCCTATGGACCGGAAAAAGACTTCCCACTCTACCTCGGGAAGAACATGATAGGCCGAATGCCTGATTGCTCTGTGGCCCTGCCCTTTTCATCCATCTCCAAACAACATGCAGTGATTGAAATCTCTGCCTGGGACAAGGCGCCTGTTCTCCGGGATTGTGGGAGCCTCAATGGCACTCAAATCCTGCGGCCTCCTAAGGTCCTGGGCCCTGGGGTGAGTCATCGTTTGCGGGACCGGGAGTTGATTCTCTTTGCTGACTTGCCCTGCCAGTACCATCGCTTGGATGTCCCCCGGCCTTTTGTCTCCTGGGGCCCTCTAACTGTAGAGGAGACACCCAGGATACAGGGAGGAACTCAAGCCCCCAGGCTTCTGTTGGCTGAGGACTCAGAGGAAGAAGCAGATTCCCTTTTGCACAAGTGTGTGGTGAAAAGAGCAAGGACCTCTTTGGCAACAGTCGTTCCAGAGAGTGATGAAGAAGGGCCTTCCCCTGCCCCAGATGGGCCTGGGCCACCTTCTGCCTTCAACTTGAACAGCGACACAGATGAGGAAGAAAGTCAGGAATCAGGAGCAGGAGATGCCTCTTCAGCTGCCAGAAGAGGTACCACTGCAGAGACAGAACAGCCTGAACCTGTCACAGACGAAGTCCAGATTGAGAAGGATCAGTGTTCTGTGAAGGAGAGGAACAGGGACACAGAAATCAAGAGGGATGTGAGGACTGGGGTTGTTCCGATTGGAGTGATTCTGGAGAGGAGCCAGCCTTCTGGGGAGGGCAGTGACACAGATctaagtgatgagagtgggcctCCAAGAAGGCTTGCTGGGGTCCGTCCGAAAAGGGCCTGTAACTTCATAGACAGTGATACCGATGGGGAGGATGAGGGGATCCCTGCTACCCCAGCAGTGGTTCCCATGAAGGAGAGGCAGACCTTCCACGAAGCTGGTACACAGAGCCCCCAGGCACCTGGTGTGGCACGTCGGCAGGAGAGCCCAGCTGATGGTGATACAGATATAGAGGAGGGGGAGGCCCCCCCGGACAGAAGCCAAGCCTCCATGGTGATCGACAGCAATACAGACGATGAGGAGGAAGTCTCGGCAGCACTGACATTGGCACGTCTAAGAGAGAGCCAGGCTGGTAAGTGGAACCGAGATCCAGATGCAGAAGAGGACAGGGCTCAACCAGTGGCCCTTCTGGAGCGAAGCCAGGCCTCTGCTGGGGGAGACAGTGACACAGATGTGGAGGAAGAGGGGCTCCCAGTGGAAAGGAGGGGAATGGTTCCCAAGGGTCACATGGACAGGGAATATTCAAAAAAGAGCCAGCATCCTCCCAGGGACAGTGATACAGAGGGGAAGGAAGATGAGAGCTCACCGGGGGTCTACCTGGAGAGAAGCCAGGCCTCTGCACAAGTGGAGGACGAGGTCTCACTGGGGCCAGCTGTTGCACTTCCGGAGAAGCGTCAGGTACGAGGCATAGTGTGGACACATCACACCGATGCGGAGGCAGAAGGGGGCCCGGCACAGCTGCCTGTGCTGCAAAGCCTAGAGGAAGCCCAGCCTCCTCTAGCTGGGGACTGTGAACCAGACGCGGAGAACACATCCTCAGCAGCGGCCGGTGTCAGAAAGAGCCAGCTTCCGGTGGAAAAAGATGCCGGGACCACGTGGGCCGCAGCCGTTCCTGAACAGGACAGAGCACTTGCCACCGGGACCCAGGGTGGGTCATCCACAGCACCAGGGGAGCAGGACCTTCTCCCGGCCTCAAGGGAAAACCTGGCAGATCTGGTGGTGGACACAGGCACTCCAGGGGAGCCCCCACCGCAGAGAGAGGGGGCCCAGCCCACcacaggaagggagagagaagcaCATGGGAATAGGGCCACAGACTCTGGAGAGAACCTCCACGATTCTGAAGATCTGGACCTACCAGCTACCCAGTGCTTTGTAGACAAAGAGAATCAGAGCCTGGAAGCAGTCCCCAGCATGGAGGATGAGCCCACCCAGGCCTTCCTATTTCCTCTGCCCCAAGAGCCTGGCCCTTCCTGTTGCAGCTTCCAGGCCACAGGTTCCCTGGATGAGGCATGGGAGGTCTTGGCGACACAGCCATTCTGTCCGAGAGAGTCTGAGGCCTCTGAGACCCAAACCGCTGTCACCCTCCTTGACACCCCTGCATCTTGCCCCCATCCATCTAGGACAGCACAGCAAGAGCAACATCCAGAGAGCCCAGTCCACACAGAGCCACTGGGGATGGAAGGCAGAGGGATGCAGACTCTGGAGAAAGACATGGGTGACTTGAATTGTGAGATGCCACCTGCTGAGAAGGCTTCCAGGGGTGATCAGGAATCCCCAAAAGCTTGTCTGCCTCCTGCAGCGCCTGAAGCCTCAGCCCCACTCCCAAACTCCCTCATCTCTCAGATCCAAAAACATCCCGCACCTCAGTCCCTCCTTTTTCCCTCTCCAGCTCCTTTAGAACTGCCCATTCCCAGGACCAGACAAAATGAGAGTCAGGAAGCTCCAGAGACTCCCTTCTCCTCAGAGCTGAACTCTGTCCACCCAGAACCCAAAGTCAGGCCCCAGGGGTCCTCTCCAGTTTCTTCTCTACCCCTTGAGCCTCACCCTACCACCCCCACAGGCCAGCCTATTGCCCTTGAACCCACCTCTGGGGTCTCTCAGAGCAGGACACATAGTTCCTTTGATGTAACTGCCTCATCAGTTGTCCCCACAGCCCTTGCACTGCAGCCATCCACCTCCACAGACCAGCCTGTCACCCCTAAGCCCACACTTCGGGCGCCTCGGGGCAGGGCACATAGGTCTTCTGTCAAAACCCCTGAACCCAATGTCCCCACAGACCAGCCTGTTGCCCCTGAGCTCACAGCTAAGGCCACTCGGGGCAGGGCACAGAGGTCTTCTGTCAAGACTCCCAAACCAGATAACCCCACaacaccccagccccagccttccACTTCCACAGACCGGCCTGTCACCCCCAAACCCACATCTCGGGGCAGGACACCTAGGTCTTCTGCCAAGACTCCTGAACCAGTTGTCCCCACAGCCTCTGAACTCCAGCCTGCTGCCCCTAAAGACCAACCTGTTGCTCCTGAGCTCACATCTAGAGCCACTCGGGGCAGGACACAGAGGTCTTCTATTAAGACTTCCAAACCAGATACATCCACAACCCCTGAGCCCCAGCCTTCCACTTCCACAGACCAGCCTGTCACCCCCAAACCCACATCTCGGGCCCCTCGGGGCAGGACACCTAAGTCTTCTGCCAAGACTCCTGAACCAGTTGTTTCCACAGCCTCTGAGCTCCAGCCTGCTGCCCTCACAGACCAGCCTGTCACTCCTGAGCTCACATCTAGGGCTACTCGGGGCAGGACACAGAGGTCCTCTGTCAAAACCCCTGATCCAGTTACCACCACCACACCTGAGCTCCAGCCTTCCACCTCCACAGACCAGCTTGTTACTCCCAAACCCACATCTCGGGCCCCTCGAGGCAGGACACGTAAGTCGTCTGCCAAGACTCCCGAACCAGTTGTTCCCACAGCTTCTGAGCTCCAGCCTTCTGCCCCTGCAGACCAGCCTGTTGGTCCTTGGACCACTCAGTGTAGAAGACATAGGTCTTCTGTCAAGACCCCGGAACCAGTTGTCCCCACAGTCCCTGAGCCTCATTCTTCCACTTCTAAAGACCAGTCTGTCGCtcttgaacccacatctcaggCCACTCAGAGCCAAACACATAGGTCCTCTGTCAAGACATCCCAGCCAactgaacccacagcccctgacCTCAAACCTTCCTCCCCCACAGACGAGCCTGTCACTCCCAAGGTCATAGCTCAGGGTGGTCCAAGCAGGACACGAAGGTCTTCTACAGCAAGTGCTGTGCTGGTTCCTACTACCCCTGAATTCCAGTCTCCAGTCCCCTCAGAACAGCCTCTTCCCCCTGACCCCATCCCTGAAGTCAACTGCAGCAGGAGGCCGAGGGCCACTAGGAAACAAGGGTCTCCCACAGCTCATGTTCATGAGCCCTGCACCACACCCCCTGAACCTAGCTCCCGCTCCTCAAGGAACCAAAGACGAGGGGCAGTGAAAGCAGCCAAGCCCCTTAGCACCATTCCTGAGCCTGCCTTTGCCCAGCTTCCCGAGGCACCGCCTCACACTCCCCAGATGccagaggaggaggcagcagaTGGCTCAGGCTTCACCCCAGAGCCCCAGCCTAAGGCCTCTCAAAACCGCAAGAGGCCTTCAGCTACTGCACATTCACCTCCACTTCAAAAACGGCTCCAGAGAGGGAAAGTCCCTCAGAAGGCAGCATCCCttaaggaagaagaagaaaatccagCAGCGAGGCCGAGGAAGGAAGAGGGTGTAGTGATTCCAGGTCCaggcaagagaaagagagagcagaCAGAGGAGGAGTCCCAGGGAAGACTGAGCCGCAGCCTGCGACGGACCAAACCTATCCAGGAGTCCACGGCCCCCAAAGTGCTCTTCACGGGCGTGGTGGATGCTCGCGGAGAGAGGACGGTGCTGGCCCTGGGGGGCAGTCTGGCTAGCTCAGTGGCTGAGGCTTCTCACCTGGTGACTGATCAGATCCGCCGGACGGTCAAGTTCCTGTGTGCCCTGGGCCGGGGCATCCCCATCCTCTCCCTGGCCTGGCTGCATGAGTCCCGCAAGGCAGGCTGCTTCTTGCCCCCGGACGAATATTTGGTGACTGATCCTGAGCAGGAGAAGAACTTCGGCTTCAGCCTTCGGGAGGCCCTGAGCCGAGCTCGGGAGCGAAGGCTCCTGGAGGGCTATGAGATTCACGTGACCCCCGGAGTCCAGCCACCGCCACCTCAGATGGGAGAAATCATCACCTGCTGTGGAGGCACCATCCTAGCCAGCATGCCCCGGTCCTACAAGCCTCAGAGGGTCGTGATCACATGTTCCCAGGACTTCCCTCGATGTGCCATTCCATATCGGGTTGGGCTGCCCATCCTCTCACCCGAGTTCCTGCTGACGGGAGTACTCAAGCAGGAAGTCAAGCCAGAGgcctttgccttctccactgtGGAAATGTCATCCACCTGA